In Harpia harpyja isolate bHarHar1 chromosome 8, bHarHar1 primary haplotype, whole genome shotgun sequence, a genomic segment contains:
- the LOC128145021 gene encoding cell surface glycoprotein CD200 receptor 1-A-like isoform X1 produces MKAGADMKIAGKTVCVFVLLTITKVMRTVGNNRVSATVGNSCVLTCPPKSNITMVTWKISPKVGGPCTLGYRADQNKTDRTNCSDSINWKFRPDRDPALEIWQVGIDHEGNYTCEVVATEGNFHKMYDLTVLVPPRLTMYCDDHGNPVCKATAGKPAAQILWVLESNSTPKEEGHDNGTVTVLSTFTAHSTNVTNTTCIVSHPAGNQSMTIACHSSDNNGFILLVSITLCFLSIIIFMAVIYYFKLHSDRLCLNTKPPESAPTHSPQDDTMEVEPYTTYVQKENVIYNSVSDLTVGQNLPQGLSPAT; encoded by the exons ggAACAACAGAGTGTCAGCGACAGTAGGTAACAGCTGTGTGCTCACCTGCCCTCCCAAATCAAATATAACTATGGTAACATGGAAAATAAGCCCCAAGGTTGGAGGCCCCTGCACCTTGGGCTACAGGGCTGATCAGAACAAGACAGACAGAACAAACTGCAGTGACAGCATCAACTGGAAATTCAGACCAGATCGGGACCCTGCCCTTGAGATATGGCAAGTAGGAATAGACCATGAGGGAAACTACACCTGCGAAGTAGTAGCAACAGAAGGGAATTTCCACAAGATGTACGACCTGACTGTGCTAG TGCCCCCAAGGCTGACCATGTACTGTGATGACCACGGGAACCCTGTGTGCAAGGCAACGGCAGGGAAGCCGGCTGCCCAGATCTTGTGGGTCCTAGAGAGCAACTCCACCCCCAAGGAAGAAGGCCATGACAACGGGACAGTGACTGTTCTCAGCACGTTCACAGCACACAGCACCAACGTGACTAATACAACCTGCATTGTGTCCCACCCAGCTGGGAACCAGAGCATGACCATAGCCTGTCATTCCTCAG ACAACAATGGCTTTATCCTGCTTGTCTCCATCACTCTTTGTTTCCTGAGCATTATCATCTTCATGGCTGTCATTTACTATTTTAAGCTCCACAGTGACAG aCTGTGCCTCAATACCAAACCTCCTGAATCTGCTCCTACACATTCCCCACAG GATGACACAATGGAAGTGGAACCTTATACTACTTATGTGCAGAAGGAAAACGTAATTTACAACTCAGTGTCTGATCTGACAGTGGGGCAGAATCTTCCACAAGGACTGTCACCAGCAACATGA